In Candidatus Epulonipiscium viviparus, one DNA window encodes the following:
- a CDS encoding GNAT family N-acetyltransferase gives MKLILANNIDIAMKIIDDAKLHLREQGIDQWQNGYPDYDCIAKDILAKRGYFLSCNDDILGYLCIDFDGEPAYETLRGTWHSNEKYVVMHRLALAANARGTGITSEVFNLVCELSIAKNIHNFRVDTDADNTKMQHILQKNGFQYCGTIWFDNSEKIAFDKVI, from the coding sequence ATGAAATTAATACTAGCAAATAATATAGATATAGCAATGAAAATAATTGACGATGCAAAATTACATTTGCGAGAACAAGGAATTGACCAGTGGCAAAACGGTTATCCCGATTACGACTGCATAGCCAAGGATATTTTAGCTAAAAGGGGGTATTTTCTATCTTGCAACGACGATATACTCGGCTATCTATGTATCGATTTTGACGGCGAACCAGCTTATGAAACTTTGCGAGGCACTTGGCATAGCAATGAAAAATACGTCGTGATGCATCGTTTGGCACTTGCAGCTAATGCTCGTGGTACAGGTATTACATCCGAGGTGTTTAATCTTGTTTGTGAGCTATCTATAGCAAAGAACATTCACAATTTTAGAGTTGATACCGATGCTGACAATACGAAGATGCAACACATTTTACAGAAGAATGGTTTTCAATATTGCGGCACGATTTGGTTTGACAACAGCGAAAAAATTGCTTTTGATAAAGTTATATAA
- a CDS encoding GNAT family N-acetyltransferase produces MLQNDLKIARALKEDAGDLLEYLNLIGGESDNLLFGANEFHMSIAEEEAFIEEVSNSAASALFVAKIGSEIVSVANIAATPRKRLAHQATIGISVKQAYWNLGIATAMMQEIINFAKATKVIEIISLEVNATNTTAMHLYKKFGFVAIGRYDNFFKFSDDYYADAILMNLYL; encoded by the coding sequence ATGTTACAAAACGATTTAAAAATAGCAAGAGCACTCAAAGAAGATGCTGGTGACCTTCTCGAATATCTAAACCTAATTGGAGGAGAAAGCGACAATCTTTTGTTTGGCGCAAACGAATTTCATATGTCCATCGCAGAAGAAGAAGCGTTTATCGAAGAGGTATCCAACTCCGCCGCATCAGCACTGTTTGTAGCAAAAATTGGTTCTGAGATAGTTTCTGTCGCCAATATCGCAGCTACCCCACGAAAGAGGTTAGCACATCAAGCGACTATCGGCATCTCTGTGAAGCAAGCATATTGGAATTTGGGAATCGCAACAGCAATGATGCAAGAAATAATCAACTTTGCAAAAGCAACTAAGGTAATCGAAATTATATCCCTTGAGGTCAATGCTACAAACACAACTGCGATGCACTTATACAAGAAATTTGGTTTTGTTGCAATAGGGAGATATGACAATTTTTTTAAATTCAGCGACGACTACTATGCCGACGCAATTCTAATGAACTTATATTTGTGA
- the ribE gene encoding 6,7-dimethyl-8-ribityllumazine synthase, translating to MKIYKGNLVAQDIKVGIVVARFNEFITSKLLGGAVDALKRHNLGDKDIEVAWVPGAYEIPLIAKKMANSKKYDAVICLGAVIRGSTTHYDYVCNEVAKGIATVSMQSEIPVMFGVLTTENIEQAIERAGTKAGNKGYDVACGAIEMINLIQALNN from the coding sequence ATGAAAATTTATAAAGGCAATTTAGTTGCACAAGATATCAAGGTAGGCATTGTAGTAGCCAGATTTAACGAATTTATTACATCAAAACTATTAGGCGGTGCAGTAGACGCACTCAAGCGACACAATTTAGGAGACAAAGATATAGAAGTAGCATGGGTTCCTGGGGCATATGAAATTCCATTAATTGCCAAAAAGATGGCAAATAGCAAAAAGTATGATGCCGTTATTTGCTTAGGCGCGGTAATTCGCGGGAGCACCACCCACTATGACTATGTATGCAATGAGGTGGCAAAAGGAATAGCAACCGTTTCTATGCAAAGTGAAATCCCTGTGATGTTTGGAGTCTTAACTACCGAGAATATCGAGCAAGCAATCGAACGCGCAGGTACAAAAGCCGGCAACAAAGGCTATGACGTAGCTTGCGGTGCTATTGAAATGATAAATTTAATCCAAGCACTCAATAACTAA
- a CDS encoding bifunctional 3,4-dihydroxy-2-butanone-4-phosphate synthase/GTP cyclohydrolase II, with amino-acid sequence MYNTIPEALEDLRQGKIILVTDDQDRENEGDFICASEFATTANINFMATHGKGLICMPMSIELADKLNFPQMVSHNTDNHETAFTVSIDHVDTTTGISAAERSITALKVVDDAAKADDFRRPGHMFPLISKQNGVLARNGHTEATVDLMKLAGLKESGLCCEIMADDGTMMKTPGLIALSQKYDLKFITIQALQEYRKRFDKLVQLVAKPNLPTKFGDFVAYGYKNTLNGEHHVALVKGDIATGEDVLIRVHSECLTGDVFHSSKCDCGDQLAAAMAKIETAGRGILLYMRQEGRGIGLLNKLRAYELQEQGMDTVEANLALGFGEDEREYFIGCQILKDLGVKSIHLMTNNPDKVYQLEDFGLQITKRVPIQIECSNHNAAYQKTKQEKMGHYLNIQ; translated from the coding sequence ATGTATAACACAATTCCCGAAGCATTAGAGGACTTGCGGCAAGGAAAAATTATTTTAGTTACAGATGACCAAGATAGAGAAAACGAAGGCGACTTTATCTGCGCTAGCGAATTTGCCACCACTGCCAACATCAACTTTATGGCCACACATGGAAAAGGTTTGATCTGCATGCCAATGAGCATTGAGCTTGCCGATAAGCTTAATTTTCCTCAAATGGTTAGTCACAATACAGATAATCACGAAACTGCCTTTACAGTATCAATCGACCATGTCGATACAACAACAGGTATTTCAGCAGCAGAGCGAAGCATTACGGCCCTAAAAGTTGTGGATGACGCTGCAAAGGCAGATGATTTTCGACGACCTGGGCATATGTTTCCGTTAATTTCCAAACAGAACGGTGTGCTTGCTAGAAATGGACACACCGAAGCCACAGTTGATTTAATGAAGCTTGCAGGACTAAAAGAAAGCGGTCTCTGTTGTGAAATTATGGCCGATGATGGCACAATGATGAAAACTCCTGGGCTTATAGCGCTTTCTCAAAAATATGATTTAAAGTTTATCACCATCCAAGCATTACAAGAGTATCGAAAAAGATTTGATAAATTAGTTCAATTGGTTGCCAAGCCAAACCTTCCGACGAAATTTGGAGATTTTGTAGCATATGGCTATAAGAACACATTAAACGGTGAGCATCACGTGGCACTGGTTAAAGGCGATATTGCCACCGGAGAAGATGTACTGATTCGCGTTCATTCGGAGTGTTTAACAGGCGATGTATTTCATTCTTCAAAATGTGATTGTGGCGATCAGCTTGCCGCTGCAATGGCAAAAATTGAAACAGCAGGACGTGGCATTTTGCTGTATATGCGCCAAGAAGGTCGTGGCATTGGATTGCTCAACAAGCTGCGGGCCTATGAATTGCAAGAGCAAGGAATGGATACAGTTGAGGCTAACCTTGCATTAGGATTTGGAGAAGACGAGCGAGAATACTTTATAGGTTGCCAAATATTAAAAGATCTGGGCGTTAAGTCAATTCATCTAATGACCAATAACCCCGATAAAGTTTATCAGCTAGAGGATTTTGGGTTGCAAATCACCAAGAGGGTGCCCATACAAATTGAGTGTAGCAACCACAATGCGGCATATCAAAAAACAAAGCAAGAAAAAATGGGCCATTACTTAAATATCCAATAA
- a CDS encoding riboflavin synthase yields MFTGIIEEIGTIKSIKKGATSANLAIAANQIFSDLKLGDSVATNGVCLTVTKISGNIFYADIMNETLSKSNLGNFHTGSLVNLERAMPADGRFGGHIVSGHIDGVGKICSITKDDIAIWYKISADKAIMRYVVAKGSIAIDGISLTVAAVERNDFAVSIIPHTLSQTTLKNKRIGDTVNLENDIIGKYIEKFLSTPRGITKDFLLQNEF; encoded by the coding sequence ATGTTCACAGGAATAATTGAAGAAATTGGAACTATAAAATCGATCAAAAAGGGAGCAACATCTGCTAATCTCGCCATTGCCGCAAACCAGATCTTTTCTGATTTAAAACTTGGCGACAGCGTTGCAACAAATGGAGTCTGTCTAACTGTTACCAAAATAAGCGGAAATATTTTTTATGCCGATATTATGAACGAAACACTGTCGAAATCAAATTTAGGAAACTTTCATACAGGCAGTTTGGTAAATTTAGAGCGTGCCATGCCTGCAGATGGGAGATTTGGAGGACATATCGTATCGGGCCATATTGATGGCGTGGGCAAAATATGCTCTATCACAAAAGATGACATAGCCATCTGGTACAAAATTTCAGCTGACAAAGCCATTATGCGGTACGTTGTCGCAAAGGGCTCCATTGCCATAGACGGAATTAGCTTAACAGTAGCTGCAGTTGAGCGAAATGACTTTGCGGTTTCTATCATTCCTCATACGTTATCTCAAACTACCCTAAAAAATAAGCGCATTGGCGACACTGTTAATTTGGAAAATGACATTATAGGCAAATACATCGAAAAATTTTTATCAACACCCCGCGGAATAACCAAAGATTTTTTACTTCAAAATGAATTTTAG
- the ribD gene encoding bifunctional diaminohydroxyphosphoribosylaminopyrimidine deaminase/5-amino-6-(5-phosphoribosylamino)uracil reductase RibD, translating into MNDEKYMQIALDLAKQGIGSVNPNPLVGAVIVQDGNIIGSGYHEKYGQPHAERNALHNCTASPIGSTMYVTLEPCCHHGKTPPCTDAIIESGIKRVVVATLDPNAKVSGNGIKLLQDAGIDVTIGILEQDCIAINKIFFHYIRTNTPYVLMKYAMTLDGKISTSAGLSKWITNDKSRHNVHQTRNHYLAIMVGVGTVIADNPDLTCRLDGGRNPIRVICDSNLRTPVDSKIMASASNIQTIIATTNIETSTHKPYLDRGVEIIVTPRQDDKVDLRALMKILGNKGIDSILLEGGGKLNFAALDSEIVNKIHCYIAPKIFGGETATSPVMGRGFADVDNKIKLRTTMISHFNEDICIESEVCYVHRNN; encoded by the coding sequence ATGAACGACGAAAAATATATGCAAATCGCTTTAGACTTAGCCAAGCAGGGTATCGGCAGCGTCAATCCAAACCCCTTGGTCGGCGCAGTAATCGTACAAGACGGCAACATTATCGGTAGCGGCTACCACGAGAAATACGGCCAACCTCATGCCGAAAGAAATGCGCTTCACAATTGCACGGCTTCTCCAATAGGCAGTACTATGTACGTTACCTTAGAGCCTTGCTGCCACCATGGCAAAACTCCGCCTTGCACCGATGCGATTATTGAGAGCGGCATCAAAAGAGTAGTTGTTGCCACTCTTGATCCAAACGCAAAAGTGTCTGGCAATGGCATAAAGCTCTTGCAGGATGCTGGCATCGATGTGACAATCGGCATACTCGAACAAGATTGCATCGCCATAAATAAAATTTTTTTTCATTATATCCGGACAAACACGCCGTATGTACTAATGAAATATGCAATGACTCTAGATGGCAAGATTTCAACTTCTGCTGGGCTTAGCAAATGGATTACCAACGACAAATCAAGACACAATGTTCATCAAACTCGCAACCATTATTTGGCTATTATGGTAGGCGTCGGTACAGTAATAGCCGACAATCCCGACCTCACCTGCAGACTCGATGGCGGCCGCAATCCCATTCGCGTCATCTGCGATAGTAACTTGCGCACTCCTGTTGATAGCAAAATTATGGCATCTGCAAGTAATATACAAACCATTATTGCGACAACAAATATTGAGACATCCACACACAAACCCTATTTAGATCGCGGTGTCGAAATTATTGTAACTCCCCGCCAAGACGACAAAGTAGATCTTCGTGCGCTAATGAAAATATTAGGCAACAAAGGCATCGATAGCATTTTACTTGAGGGTGGTGGCAAACTTAATTTTGCGGCATTAGACAGCGAAATCGTAAACAAAATTCATTGTTATATTGCGCCAAAAATTTTTGGTGGCGAAACTGCAACATCCCCCGTTATGGGCCGCGGATTTGCTGATGTCGATAATAAGATTAAACTGCGTACCACAATGATCTCACATTTTAACGAAGACATTTGTATCGAAAGCGAGGTTTGCTATGTTCACAGGAATAATTGA
- a CDS encoding rhodanese-like domain-containing protein has product MIYDPEQLEISLEDMSKLETESYILLDVRSNVAFSMGNIPGSINISRDKVEMHLDELPIDKIIIVLCTIGIFSKAVTKKLRKHNFQAYNLIGGYSNWLINHFK; this is encoded by the coding sequence ATGATTTATGATCCAGAGCAGCTTGAAATTTCTTTAGAAGATATGTCGAAATTAGAAACCGAGTCATATATTCTGCTCGATGTTAGAAGTAACGTAGCCTTTAGCATGGGCAACATCCCTGGTTCGATTAATATTTCACGCGATAAAGTTGAGATGCATCTTGACGAACTACCCATCGACAAAATCATCATTGTTTTATGCACCATCGGCATCTTTAGCAAAGCCGTAACAAAAAAACTTCGCAAGCATAATTTCCAAGCATACAATCTAATTGGTGGTTACAGCAATTGGCTGATAAATCATTTTAAATAG
- a CDS encoding winged helix-turn-helix transcriptional regulator produces MSKCEATHCPCLQECPLQSALKCIGGKWKIPIICVLSAGEGIRYNELMKKVRGITNTMLASSLKELERDGLITRVQYNEMPIRVEYFITEKAKTLIPTLQSLAAWGMA; encoded by the coding sequence ATGAGCAAGTGTGAAGCAACTCACTGTCCATGTTTGCAAGAATGTCCACTGCAATCAGCTCTCAAATGCATAGGAGGTAAGTGGAAGATTCCTATTATTTGTGTGTTATCTGCTGGCGAAGGCATTCGATATAATGAACTGATGAAAAAAGTGAGGGGAATCACAAATACTATGTTAGCATCATCGTTAAAAGAACTAGAAAGGGACGGGTTAATAACAAGAGTACAATATAACGAAATGCCCATCAGGGTAGAATATTTTATTACAGAAAAAGCAAAAACTCTGATACCAACATTGCAGTCGCTAGCAGCCTGGGGGATGGCATAA
- a CDS encoding DUF4177 domain-containing protein, with protein MKEYKLIRIKVSKEFVAEETLMNKMATEGWEVISVSPDAHTKVGLHLLITFAREK; from the coding sequence ATGAAGGAATACAAACTTATTAGAATTAAAGTTAGCAAAGAATTTGTAGCAGAAGAAACCCTCATGAACAAAATGGCCACTGAGGGCTGGGAAGTTATAAGCGTTTCCCCCGATGCTCATACCAAAGTTGGACTACATCTTCTTATCACCTTTGCACGCGAAAAATAA
- a CDS encoding AraC family transcriptional regulator translates to MEEYRIIHSKQYWYPTQFIRDNLITANILTHQTSNSIHNSNKTRASYLLLCVVSGKLYLEQYAQTFTITAGQGVFINLNDAYTYYSDTAEGAEFYTLSINGKPLEGIVQTLSSNEFFPLAFNFRIMKAAILKCFDILSARETQFEYTLSMHLYQLILEISSPYLASIQKSSGRSNSWFIRKIEMFIFRHIEDKITIQMMADALQLKPFHVSRLFVEHFHITPTQYVISSKISHSKKLLTETSLSVGQIAHSLGFSDQSHFCKTFKRCCGITPLKYRQHRELT, encoded by the coding sequence ATGGAAGAATATCGAATCATACATTCAAAACAATATTGGTATCCCACTCAATTTATTCGCGATAACCTAATTACTGCAAATATTTTAACTCATCAGACATCTAATTCTATTCACAATAGCAATAAAACTCGTGCATCATACTTGTTATTATGCGTCGTTTCAGGCAAGCTTTATCTTGAACAATACGCACAAACTTTTACAATCACAGCAGGACAAGGTGTTTTTATCAATTTAAACGATGCTTATACATACTATTCCGACACCGCAGAAGGAGCTGAGTTCTATACTTTGTCCATTAATGGCAAGCCACTTGAGGGCATTGTCCAAACATTATCTAGCAATGAATTTTTTCCTCTTGCATTTAACTTTCGAATTATGAAAGCGGCCATTTTAAAGTGCTTCGATATACTCTCAGCAAGAGAAACGCAATTTGAATATACTCTTTCAATGCATCTATATCAATTGATACTTGAAATTTCTTCCCCATACCTTGCATCTATCCAAAAGTCATCTGGCAGATCAAATTCCTGGTTCATTCGCAAGATCGAGATGTTTATATTTAGACATATAGAAGACAAGATCACTATTCAAATGATGGCCGATGCACTACAATTAAAGCCATTCCATGTTAGCCGACTGTTTGTGGAGCACTTTCATATAACTCCAACCCAATATGTTATAAGCAGTAAAATCTCACATAGTAAAAAACTATTAACTGAGACATCACTTTCTGTTGGTCAAATCGCACATTCCTTAGGCTTTTCTGACCAAAGCCATTTTTGTAAAACCTTCAAAAGGTGTTGCGGCATAACTCCTCTAAAATACAGACAACATCGAGAATTGACATAA
- a CDS encoding right-handed parallel beta-helix repeat-containing protein — MKKSMLMILALLSGYAGTEQVFAVAGAAVRKIPMEIHVYSEEIPWSAVETETTAEYTSINEALAEAIEGDTIVVHEGIYREMVNIKKDGITLEAAEGEYVLVTGAEVVSGFVADASMPGVYVADVPEAYQEYILPFSQVFANGAYQNIARFPNYTIDDMMAPLEKGSGYGWVVDIHKPKNTTIGAVTFRDDEIPDVDLTDGVFRGVIGKNREYVYGTVTETAENRVFFDAYSKNNNWSKPAEIKANYHDFGFGFILHKNLIDIPGEWFVEDRKIYYMPEGDIKNLDVEMQVRKDVLTISDANNVTIENINFVAGNVPIKNVSNTIIDGCTFRYMQPFEMTTTYSIGAFADSGLYIDNAFNTTIQDTYIAHTWGNGVYIAAGDGITLSNCIIEDIGWCGTFTAGFYTEAENNRIEDTTFRDNGRFQTRVNNPVKIDIIHSLFERPMKMGEDSGAIAFANTTDYAYDIKGSEIAYNIIRDFEALPISSMNGNYNAPFIVGMYLEELTNYTVHHNLFYDLIDQDYVQNFANDKLYKTAAMVYFAPRHKVLSEENRFYNNTGWDYLSTFHIYNIEIMNYDELKPQGLPYNFHHGSMKQGSFVNNIFAEVDSNFTHSAKIFAVDGSEVGSAKLSEEENQSLRTDDIDEYFIHAAANDYYFNPQTNMAFDVKNGSANYVDPENGDFRLVTDSAAKAAGTAIAGITSSDTPDLGALEGSDYVLSAGATLKVRDFKEIR; from the coding sequence ATGAAAAAGAGCATGCTAATGATTTTGGCGTTACTGTCGGGGTATGCGGGAACTGAGCAGGTATTTGCAGTGGCTGGGGCTGCAGTGCGTAAAATTCCAATGGAAATTCATGTCTATTCGGAAGAAATTCCGTGGTCTGCTGTTGAAACTGAAACGACTGCTGAGTATACAAGCATCAATGAGGCGTTAGCAGAGGCAATAGAGGGCGATACAATTGTTGTTCATGAAGGAATTTATCGAGAGATGGTAAATATTAAGAAGGATGGAATTACTCTTGAAGCTGCCGAGGGTGAGTATGTTTTGGTGACAGGAGCAGAAGTGGTTTCGGGATTTGTTGCGGATGCGTCTATGCCAGGAGTATACGTTGCCGATGTGCCAGAAGCGTATCAAGAATATATTTTGCCGTTTAGCCAGGTATTTGCAAACGGTGCGTATCAGAACATTGCGCGGTTTCCAAACTATACGATTGATGATATGATGGCGCCGCTAGAGAAAGGAAGCGGGTATGGATGGGTAGTTGATATACATAAGCCAAAGAATACGACCATCGGCGCAGTGACTTTTCGAGATGACGAAATCCCTGATGTAGATTTAACTGATGGAGTTTTTCGAGGTGTGATTGGCAAAAATCGAGAATATGTTTATGGAACAGTTACGGAAACTGCTGAAAACAGGGTCTTTTTTGATGCGTATAGCAAAAATAATAATTGGAGCAAGCCTGCAGAAATTAAAGCGAATTATCATGACTTTGGATTTGGGTTTATTTTGCATAAAAATCTAATTGACATCCCTGGTGAATGGTTTGTAGAAGATAGAAAGATCTATTATATGCCAGAAGGAGATATAAAAAATTTGGATGTGGAAATGCAAGTGCGTAAAGATGTGTTAACCATCAGCGATGCGAATAATGTAACAATAGAAAATATTAATTTCGTTGCAGGTAATGTGCCGATCAAAAATGTTAGCAACACTATTATCGATGGATGTACCTTTAGGTATATGCAACCGTTTGAAATGACCACGACTTATAGCATTGGCGCTTTTGCAGATAGTGGGTTATATATCGATAATGCGTTCAACACAACTATACAGGATACATATATTGCGCACACGTGGGGCAACGGAGTATATATTGCAGCTGGTGATGGAATCACATTATCAAATTGTATTATAGAAGATATTGGCTGGTGCGGAACATTTACTGCAGGATTTTATACAGAAGCCGAGAACAATCGAATAGAGGATACCACATTTAGAGATAACGGAAGATTTCAAACTCGCGTCAACAATCCTGTAAAAATAGATATAATACACTCGTTGTTTGAGCGGCCGATGAAAATGGGAGAAGATTCTGGAGCAATTGCTTTTGCAAATACGACGGACTATGCGTATGATATCAAGGGCTCGGAGATTGCGTATAATATCATTCGAGATTTTGAAGCTTTGCCTATAAGCTCTATGAACGGAAATTATAATGCGCCATTTATTGTGGGAATGTATTTGGAAGAATTAACCAATTATACTGTTCATCACAACTTGTTCTATGATCTAATCGATCAAGACTACGTCCAAAATTTTGCAAATGATAAGCTGTATAAAACGGCCGCAATGGTATATTTTGCACCTAGACATAAGGTGTTATCAGAAGAAAATCGCTTTTATAACAATACGGGATGGGACTATTTGAGTACCTTTCACATTTATAATATAGAAATAATGAACTATGATGAACTTAAGCCTCAAGGATTGCCATATAATTTTCATCATGGAAGTATGAAACAAGGAAGTTTTGTCAATAATATATTTGCAGAAGTCGATTCTAATTTTACTCATTCAGCCAAGATATTTGCAGTTGATGGATCTGAGGTAGGTTCTGCCAAGCTTTCAGAAGAAGAAAATCAAAGTCTCAGAACAGATGACATTGATGAATATTTTATACATGCAGCGGCGAACGACTATTATTTTAATCCTCAAACAAATATGGCATTTGATGTTAAAAACGGTTCTGCTAATTATGTAGACCCTGAAAACGGAGATTTTAGATTGGTAACAGATTCGGCTGCCAAAGCGGCGGGAACTGCTATTGCTGGAATCACATCTTCTGACACACCAGACTTAGGTGCATTAGAAGGAAGTGATTATGTTTTATCAGCAGGAGCCACACTAAAAGTTCGAGATTTTAAGGAGATACGGTAA